A genomic segment from Mus caroli chromosome 17, CAROLI_EIJ_v1.1, whole genome shotgun sequence encodes:
- the Rpl7l1 gene encoding 60S ribosomal protein L7-like 1 produces the protein MAEEGERKKIPLVPENLLKKRKAYQALKATQAKQALLSKRERKGKQFRFRRLESFVHDSWRQQRDKVRVQRLEVKPRALEVPDKHSLAFVIRMERIEGVSLLVKSTIMKLGLKKLFSGVFVKVTPQSVRMLRTVEPYVTWGFPNLKSVRELILKRGQAKINNKTVPLTDNTVIEEHLGRFGVICLEDLIHEIAFPGKHFQEVSSFLCXFLLSVARHATRNRVGFRKEMGSPGYRGDRINQLIRQLN, from the exons ATGgcggaggaaggggaaagaaaaaagattcctTTGGTTCCAGAAAATCTCCTGAAAAAGAGGAAGGCTTATCAAGCCCTCAAAGCCACTCAGGCAAAGCAGGCACTTTTGTCAAAGAGAGAG agaaaagggaagcaaTTCAGGTTCAGACGACTAGAATCTTTCGTGCATGATTCCTGGCGGCAGCAACGTGACAAGGTGCGTGTCCAGCGGCTGGAGGTGAAGCCTCGTGCTTTGGAGGTGCCTGATAAACATTCCTTGGCCTTCGTCATACGCATGGAAAG GATTGAAGGAGTGAGTTTATTGGTAAAGAGCACCATCATGAAACTTGGCCTGAAGAAATTGTTCAGTGGTGTCTTTGTCAAGGTCACCCCTCAGAGTGTAAGAATGCTGCGCACGGTGGAGCCTTATGTGACCTGGGG ATTTCCAAATCTGAAGTCTGTCCGGGAACTCATCTTGAAACGTGGGCAAGCAAAGATTAACAATAAGACAGTCCCTCTGACGGACAACACAGTGATCGAGGAGCACCTGG GGAGATTTGGTGTCATTTGCCTGGAAGACCTCATCCATGAAATTGCCTTCCCTGGGAAGCATTTCCAGGAGGTCTCTTCATTTCTGTGCNCTTTCCTCCTCTCTGTGGCCCGCCATGCTACCAGGAACAGAGTGGGCTTCCGCAAAGAGATGGGCTCCCCGGGCTACCGGGGAGATCGGATCAATCAGCTCATTCGGCAGCTCAACTAG